CCAGGACTATTTATtaaccaaactttttttttttttttcagcccaaGATAACTGTGTAACCAGGCCAAGTACATGATTGATAGAAGAACACAGGAACGGATTTTCATCTCAAGAATACATAAATTGGGGGGAAGaaattcagcttttattgttaGAATTTGACAGTTTCAAACCCTTGTGGTGGTGGGATGACCATCATCATACAATATTCCACCTAGTAAAGCTTTAGGTGACCAGTGACCTTGTCAATTAGGTCTACTGGTCCTGGCCCAATTCCTAGAACAGTTCGAGAGCCTGGTACAATCTGAGTACGTCCTGCATCTTGGATTAAACTTACAGTCAGTCCCAGCATTTTTGCATGGGTCAATAATTCAACTAGAGCTTCTTCATcaggagctctgaccaccacttTGGGCTGGCCACAGTATTCCCACTGTTTGAGTAATTCAGGGTTTCTCCTTTGAATTTGCTTGTAGGCAGAAACAGCAGCATGAGAGCACTGGGCAGCCACTTTCCCTTTTCCCATCTTTAAGTCATTTCGAACCACAAGAATCATTTTGTACTCCCCACCCTCTCCTAAGATGCTTGCTTCTGTTCTGGTGTCAGTGTCTGTCTCGCTCACCGAGCTCTTGGGGATCATTCCAAAGCGTACTCGGAGTCCCCAGCCCAGGCACATGCCACAAGCAACTCCGGCAGCCAAGCTGAGCGCACCAGGATTAGTCAAATATTCCATAACCAAGGGTTTGGAGAGcatctgaaaggaaaagaaagctgtCACTATCTAGCAGTGGAAAGTTACAGGCTTATCAGATAAAACATCCTGACAGTATATAAGCAGCAGTATTTTAATTCATccagaaaaaaggcaaaatatgtTTTGGATCTTAGGCATGTACTATTTTTTCTCCCCTGTGTACTAGAAAAGGTTCAAGAATACAGGTGAAGCCGTTTAGGTCATTTTGAATCTCAATGTGAGGAGTACATCTCTTTCTTGGATACAACAAAACTCCGTTCCTCAATTTTTGCTAAGTCTTGGTGGAGAAAGGAAATGTTCTGTTTTACTAAGATGCCTAAAGGATCTAGAGAAACCAAGATTAACTCACTCTTTCTGGAATATAGTGAGTGCTTATTTACTTGTGTCTTCGTACTGCATTAGTTCTTAATGGGGATGCTACCAACCCCTCAGAGAAGTTCCTGGGTGTCACAACAACGGACCTGGAGTGAGGTGTGCTGCTGACATTTACTAAACCTTGGCATGGAATGCTAAAAGCCTTATACGTGAAGATCTGTCCCACTGGACATTACTGTAGATGAAAAACTATTAACGTCTGAGAGTAGAACCCAATTTCATTTTGCATACGAACACAAAGTattttttgcatagttttgacACACTCAATTTACCAGTAGTATAACTATCATATGAATCAAAGGAAGATGATCCTTTATccttattattttagaaattccTATTACCCCAGCAAAGCTCTTCATGGTATTTGAATCATCAATAAAGCACTTATATCAGTCTACATTTGAGGCTGTTGGATTCATGACGCTTCAGTGTACAGGCACAAACAGTCATCAGTTTCTTCTAGTGGAATAAATAGTATCTAAGCATTTATACATTGAAGTACATGGGGCCATCATGTTTGTAGAACTTACAAGTGGTGCCCTTGGAATTGTACAGTGCATAATCTGTGTGGCATAGATGGCAGTCCTGGAAATACATATTTTACCATAaagttcttttttattctcttttttgttAAAATTAGAACAtattaatgtttttgaaattatatGGTAGGCAAGGTATGCAATGTtatcaaatgttttaaaatgagaataatatagggaatcttaaaacttttttgagatgtaattcacatactataaaattcacctttttagtgtacaattcagtgttttttaatatatctacaatgttgtacaaccatcaccactatctaattccacaACATTTTCACTGCCCCGAAAAGAAACCCCTACACCCATTAGTAGTCCcttcccatttctccctcccccagtctctggtaaccactgatctactttgtctttatggatttgcctattctggacattcatATAAATCaaaccatacaatatgtggccttttgtttcAGGCTTCTATCATCcagcatattttcaaggttcatccacactgtggcatgtatcaatacttcattccttttttactgatgaataatattccattgtatgggtgtaccacatattatttatctattcatcagttgatggacatcttggttgtttctaccttttggctattatgaataatgctgctataaatacaagtttttgtgtggacatttgTTTTCGTTTGTCTTGGCCTTATACCTAGAAGTCtaactgctgggtcatacagcAACTCTTTAACTTTGAGGACCTGCCAAACTATTATCTAaaatggctataccattttacattcgtTGCAagtgactttattttaaaaaaactgtgtgTTGGGCCTGGTAGGGTTGAGAGCCACTTCTCTAGTGCCTTATGACTCAAGTCTCTAattcagaaacaaaaaaaccaatgCCTTTGCAAACAGATCTTCATATAAGTCATGGCTGTCTCCAGATCTCAAAGAAGGATTGGGAGGATTATGAGATAAACCAGGCTAACAGACCTTCAGTAATTGTTAGAGAATGATGGAGTACACTTAAtatctgaaggaaaagaaaatgactatGAATTCTTTTGTCtccaaactataaaaatataatttaacacaTTACACTGCTATACTGTGTATCTTGCTTTTCTAAGTCAAACGTACagttaataaaaaattgaaacaacCCAATATCCCCACATTTGCAATCTCAAATTCAAACCCTGCCCTCCCCAGAACAAAGCTAATTTCCCTGAAATTGCTACTTAATGTTATAAAACCTGTATCTCCACTTCCTTGGAGTCCATTAGAATCCTTTACTATTCAGTTACTTTCTGAAACACCTACCAAAAAAACTCTGCATTTTATAGTAGTTCATGCATCTCCTTCTCTAGTTGGACCCTGTCTggagctacctttttttttttttttaaatggttcaatttctccatatcctcactaacacttgttattttccttctttctttttttaaatttacttatttatttttggctgggttgggtcttcgttgccgcgcatgggcttcctctagttgcacgagcagggggctactcttcatggtggtgcatgggtttctcattgcggtggcttctctatgttgcagagcatgggctctaggtgcgcgggcttcagaagtcgtagcatgtgggctcagtagttgtggctcgtgggctctagagcgcaggctcagtagctgtggtgcatgggcttaggtgctccgcggcgtgtgggatcttcccggaccagggctcgaacctgtgtcccctgcactggcaggcggattcttaaccactgcgccaccagggaagtccctggagctgCCTTCTTAAATGGCCAACTTTTACAGATACAGAGGCAGGAATACCAGGACAATGTGGTGAGGAACATATTTCCAGAAGTTGATAGCACTCTGAGACAGTCTGTCCATTAGTTTTGGCAAAAAACTAATGTGGGGTAGTTGTGGGGCAGAAGCTAGTTTGAGGCGGGgtcaagaaagagaaagtgaaagcaagcagaaagaaaaagcaacagaTACAAGGGgctgtgaagaaaaaggaaaggtttttttttcccttaggatGGAAAGATGAGTATATACAAATGTTGAGcatatttaaatgttaatggatggacccagagaaaaGGAAGGTAGATGCTCAAGATAGGGAAAGAATAATTAATACAAAGCAGTAGGTGGGAGGCACCTAAGTTCCTGTGAAGAGATTTGGTCTTGGAAAGAAGGGACACCTTGCCCAATGTGACAGGTTTAGATGCAGGTAGGGCTGTGGATTTGGAAGCAGGAAATTGTTCCTTGGAGGGAGTTATTTTGTAGAAAAGTCAAGCTGGAGTTGAGAAGAGGAAGACTGAAATAAAAGTTACAGCAAAACACAGCAGGATTGAAGAGGAACATTGAAAATATGGTTAGGATTAGTAATGATTTTATAACGGTACCATACCTACCAGTTATAATCTTCTCCAGCAGTACTTAGCAGCCTGAGTATAGGTAAAAATGTAGAAGAGATGACTTCATActtcacagagaaaatagaagCCAGAAGACTAAAACCACATAATCACTGCCTCCAAACATATAAACTAAATCTGCTGCACCTATATTCTTCCTTCATCCTCCCCATCTACGACAGATAGTTGGATTTATCCAAGTTTGAATTCTACTAAGAGTAAGCACCAAGACACAAGGGCATAAGGGAATTTAGGGTGAGGGCCAAGAATGTTTGAAATGATAAGCCATGAAATCCACATTCTTAGAAAATGATTTAAGGACAGGAAGGTGACAGAGGATATGCACATGCTATTAAGAAAAGGTATGACGGAAGTAAGCTGGAAAGGCAGATGGCTGTGGTTAGAGAGAGATGTCTGGGGTTTTGAGTTTGGAAATGGAACATTATAACGTGATGTAAAGTCCCGAGTGTAGCTACAGAAATAGGTTATCTGAATTATAGTCAGAAGTGTGTCATTAAGCTCATCtgctttcttaattattttatttttatgatatatTGCCTCCTTCCTCCCACAAATATTAACTGGTTCTGCTCTAGGATCTGGGGGAATACAAGAGCACACAAAGGAGAAAAAGTCCCTTCTGTCATGGAGCTTATGTTCTGGTAGTGGTTTAGAGATGACTCAGTCCTaattttgaatttctttcattttattttaacaaaacttCATACTGTCATAGCTCAAAGCTTCAATGGTACTTTGAATGTATTGTGTCATTTGATCCACATAACTGTAAGAAGTTAGCATTAATTCTATACAttgaaaatgaggaaactaaggcaaagagaagttaaaaaaaacccaaacgttTGCTGACTTCCTATGTACCAGATACATACTTTGTTAGACTAGGAATACGGTGAACAATACAGGCCACTGCCAGTTCACAGATGAGTGGAGGAGAAGACAAATAATTACATGGCTGGTAAATGTTATGAAAAGGCATTAgggaggtcttccctggtggtccagtggttaagaatctgccttccgggacctccctggtggtgcagtggttaagaatctgcctgccaatgcaggggacacaggttcgatccctggtctgggaagatcctacatgccacggagcaactaaacctgtatgccacaactactgagcctgtgctctagagcccttgagccacaactactgagcccacgcaccacaaccactgaagcccatgcacctagagcctgtgctccacaacagagagaaacccctgctcaccgcaactagagaaagctggcatgcagcaacgaagacccaacgcagccaaaaaaaaaaaaaaaaaagaagagcctgccttctaacgcaggggacacaggttcgatacctggttggggaactaagatcccacatgccgcggggcaactaagcctgcgtgctgcaactactgagcccacgtgccgcaactacagagcttatgtgctctggagcccacatgctataactagagagcctgcaagctgcaactactgagcccacatgccacaactagagagcccgtgcatAACAACTACAGAGGAGCCCGTGCGCCGGAACGAAgaacctgcgcactgcaacgaagatcccacgtgccgcaactaagacctgacacagccataaataaatacatacatacatacataaatattttttttaaaaaaggtgttgGGGAGTACATAAAGTGCTTTAGCTCAGTgtaggaggtcagggaaggccttgttgaagaaatatttaaaatgcaacAAAGGATCAGTAAGAAGATAGGAGGAGGGAAGATCATTTCAGGCAGAAAGAACACCAAGTGGGCAGGCCAGAGGAGAGAAATACAATATGTCAAATGACCTGAAAGCAGTCCAGACTGCtggaagatggagagaaagagcTGCAGAGAACAAAGTGAGAAAGAAGGGCAGATCACAGAAGGCCTTGTAAGCCATGTTAGATGGTTTGGAATTTACCCTAAGGACAATGAGAAGCTGCTGCAGggaaatgatttttgttttctaaaagatCACCTGGGACTTCAGTATAAAGAATGAATTAGAAGCTGGTAAGAATAGATACAGGGGATTGATCAGGAGACTGCTATAATGTAATAATAGTAACAGTTAATAATTGCTACATTAGGTTTTATATTAGGTATATATTAGGTATTGACACTCTACATGAATTGTCTCCTTCAATGTTCCCAACAGTCCTTTAAGGTAAATACAGAATTACTATCTGCATTTTTTCAGATGTGAAAATTGGGGTACAGAGAATATAAGTAGCTCACCCAAGTTCAGAAAGCTAGTAAATGgtagcctgactccagagcctgtgttcttaaCACTACTCTGTTGCCTTTCCCAGTAGTCTAGATGAGAAGACAGTCACTCAGAGAAGAGGAGTGacaatgggaaaggaaagaagtgGCTGAGGCACACCTGTATGATCTGGTGACTCACTGGAAGTCTGATgataaaagaaatggagaagtttAGAATGACACCTAGATTTGAACAAATGGAGATTGGAAGTATACTATTTACTGATGAAGGGATTCTGGTGAAAGAGAAGGTTTGAAAGTAAAAGATACTAGAATCAGTTTTAGATATATTACGTCTGGTTTGACCAAAAGACACCCCGGTTGAGatgtccaggaaaaaaaaaaaagatatatcattTAAGAGGTCAGAAGATAAGCTTAGGctagaaatacatatttaaaagaaattaacataCAACTGAGGTTACTGAAGTGATGAAAGTGGGTAAGGCCACTGGGTCAAGTATATCAAGGGAAGAAATGGCTAAACAGAACCCTGAGGAAACAAGCATTTAGGGATAAAAGGAGAATGACAAGGAATGACCAGAGGGTCATAAATGGTTAAGTCATCAGCACCTAGTTTCAGTCCTCTTTCACTGGTGTGCCTAAAATGGTGACAGGGCTGTACTGACATGGTACTTTAAGGCTCTAGATGCCTttgcagccacaaaaaaagaaaataaaatttaattcttaTTAGAACCCACATTATCTCACAATGCATCTATCATTTAGTTACTACATGATGCTTACATATCAGCAGGACTTCTCTCTGATAATCTAACAACCAGACTACAAATAGAAcaaatattcaattatatatatataaaaatatatatatatataaaaatacatatatacgcaCACAAACTTCTATGTCAAGAATTAGAAGGATTCTCTGCACCAATTTCTAGGTTGCAAAATAACCAAATATCCCACATACCAGACTCAGGTACTATCTGGAGAAAGGAACTACACATagagtatttgttgaatatacTCATCTAAAAGGTCATGATGCAaagtttctcattttctcagctTTATTTAAAACCAGATATACCAGTAAGAGTCATCataaacagaaagcagaaaaagTTCCAGAAATAACCAAGCTTGTTTATCACTTCTGTCCCGTATCTTATGAGGTCTCTTAATTCTAAAATGTTGAAATTAATACTAGCATCTCTATTCTTTAGGATGTTCTAATCTCCTATCAGCCTGAGCAGATCAACATCTAACTCCTGTAAAAAGTGTTTCAGCCTGTCCCCTTTTCTGCATATCTATTATAGACATATATCAATAAACCCAGTGCTTGAGACTAAGGTAAAAATAACTACCTTAGTCTCATAGACAATCCCGGGCAATGACGGCACTGCCAAACGAACATGTCCTATAAAACCCTCCTCTTGGTGCCTTCTAATTTCTCAGCCAGATTAAACCTCTTTCACCAATGCTTGTGATTCCATTACCTTCTGAAGCATGCTACCCCCATTTATCCTGTTCCACTGGCTATTGCCCCTTGGCCTTTTCCAACCTAAAAATCCTTCCTCTTTGACCCTTAAACCACTGCCTcacttttcctcttcccttcatcTCTAAACTTCTTCAGTTACCTGTCTCCCTTCCCCACTCGACTGAAACTGCTAAGGAATCAGACACTAGCTAATTGCCAAATGCAGTTGCCTCTTTTTAGGCCTCATCTTGAGTTTTCTGCACCACTCACTGATAACTTTTCTTTAAGCTTTCTTCCCTTGAATTCTTTAACCCAAAGTTCACCCTATTATCATCCTATCTTTCTGATACCTTTTTTCCAGTCTCTTTTTCTGGCTATATGTCCTCTGTTGGCCCCTGATGTATGTATTACCCAAGCTTACACATTTGGCCCTCTTTTCAGTCTGTACCTACGTTGTCCTATACAGCAACCATTAGCCAAACGTAGtcatttaaacttaaattaaaactaaatgaaaattcagttcttcagttacatttaaccatatttcaagtgctcaatagctcaACAACTTAAAAGTGGCTAGGTGCCACTCTATGAGTTAGCGAGATACGGAACATTTCCAtgactgcagaaagttctattggacggTGCTGGTTTATATACTCTCTTTCcattcaatcaatcaattaatcaatcaatatttactgagggCCTATTGTGCACATTTCTGGACCCTGGAGAAGTGCACTGAACAATGTAGtaggaggagacagacaataaatagtTTGTGAGATGAAGAATCTCACTCATTCCTGAATCAACAAATGCTGAGGATTCCTAGAGCGTCTCCTGGGCGCCACACTTGAACTTCCAGCTTCTGCTAGATTTCACCACTTGGATGTCTATGAAGTGGTCTAAACTGTGTCCTACACTGAACTCAgcatcttcccttccctctcaaACTTCCTGTAATCTTTCCATATTTGGTTCACTTGTGCCCTAGTTCATCCTAGTCCATCTGCCATTATAATTAATTGTACTTCTAAAGCACAAATCTGATCCTGTAATTTCTCTGCTAGAAAATCACTGGATAAAAGCCTAAGGAATAAGGAAACCAagtccccctaaaactgagtCCCTTACCgagtttatgattaatctctctatccaaaactttatccCCTTTCTTGTCCGCTGTGACCTCAACCCTGCACTAACTGAATACTAACCAACCAGAGTTGATGACTGAAATTGTTGTTGTCAATAACACTGTCAATACACTAAAACTGCTGTTGTAGATATCATCTACcactcaggttgtttctccagggcaagatgAGCTAACAGACCTCGAGCCATAGACCACCTGGCCAGAGAATCATAAACCAGAGACATCCTGACTCCTGAAACTACAATTAAGGAAAGTCACAGAAATGTTACAGGATGATTAATTCCAGActctttgttcttcccctttaaaaaaaccCTAACTCAAACACCAAGCTGGAGTGGATTTGAGGCTTGTTTCCCACTCCCTTGCTTGGGGCCCTGCAATAAAGACTGTGCTTTCtttcaccacaacccggtgtcagtacCCTTTGGGTACCCCTTTGCTACCCGTtgggtgagtggacccaagttcgGTAGTGTAACAATAAAACATAAACCCCTTCGCAGGAATTCAAAGAACTACACAATTTGGTTTCAACCTCCTTTATCCTCCTCTCCTGCTACACAGTGTACTATTCAGCCACACCAAATGACTAGGTATTTTCAAGCAGCAATCTCTCCCTGAAATAATTTTCTCcacttaaacacacaaaaaatcctCTTCACCCATGAAGGTGTAGTTCAAACCAAACTGTCTTTTAAGTCTTTACCACCCCCCAGTCAGTCTTAATTATTTACTTTCCAGAGCCGCTGTAACAATAACACATAACCACTGTAGAGCATAATTCTCAAtgtctagtacagtgcctgggaTTGTTAAAGGATTAAATACTCCTTTAGACATTATGTCTGTGACACAGGGAGGCAATTTTTCCATCATATTCTTAGAGGGCTTTTCTTTCCTCGTAGGACTCAACAACTTGCTACGCtgtgggtactcaataaatactcagCAGAGTGTGAGGCCTGCTCGGTACTTTCTCACATTCGGAGCGAATCCATCAATGCTGCCTCAATGGAGGCGTTGCCTGGGAACTAGAAATTCTGggtccttcccctccccagcagCTTGGTCCTTTCTTCCAAAAGACGACTGGCCGAACCGGAACAGTGGCTCCGGCGGCCACTGGGCGGAAGACAGTTTACGAAGGAGAAGATGAAAGGGTGAGGGGGTGGTTATAGAATTATATGGGAAGAAACATTCCAATTGGAGACAGAATGAAGAACATCCCCCTACCTGTGAGAGGATGACCTGCCTAGAATACCTCTCCTCCGCCTCACTCGCGGCTTTGCGTTCTTCACTTCTGGGTAGCGAACACGCTTCCCTCGTGCGATTTACCCCTTCCGGGGTTCCTTGACAACAAGTTCCGGATCAAGAACCGCGAAGAGAACAGTCATTCTTCCTCTTGCCCCGCCCACAATTCCCTAACCCAGACTCGAACTGAAATCCCGCGAGTATCAGCTGAGGTGGCCGAAAGGAGGGGGGAACGTTTCTTCTGGAGGCGGTCTCCCGGAGGGGAAACGGACCGGAAGTGACGTGAGCTAGTTCCGGTTGGCCGGAGCCCTGCGGCGGGTGAGAGAGTCAGTCGCGAGCCGCTTCCAGGATCCGAGATCCGGAGATCCGGAGAAGCCGGAGTCAGAGCGGGTAGGTAAGCGAGAGCGGGGAATTGGGGACAGACGCCTGAGGCTATCCTCAGAGCTTAGCTTCTTCTGCACTTAGACGGTGCAGATCTAGGGCACCGTGATTTCGACTTAAAGCAGTGCTTTAGAGCGCTGCTGATTCTGTCTCAGTCTGGCAGTAGATTATTTGGGGCACCTCCCCGTGGTTGGCCAGCCGTACTGGACTCCCAACCATTCCCTCTCATCGCGGCGAACTTGGAAGCCGTTCTGAGCTCCTGTAGAGTAcccatctcctcttcctctccggGTGTCTAGGACCTTAGAGTAAACGAGGAAGGTCTTCCCTGCTGATGACCAAGCTGTTTCTCAGCATTTGTCAGTTGGTTtcttgccccccgccccccgccaaccACTAGCACATGATTCTATTTTGTATCCATTTCTAAACAAAATTCAGACGTGCAAGTGCCTTCTAAAGCGTTGGTGGCCAAGGGAGTGGGGCCTTCCCTCCGTAGATCTCTTGCAGAGGACCTTCACGTTATTTCCCACTACTTTCATGAAGAATAGCGTTCTCTGCCTTTTCCAAATCCCTGACCCCATGTATTTCTTTACAGTGGAGGTATTTGCAATAAAACATGAAGGTTAGTTTAACCTCTAAACTTTCAGTAAGCCATATGTGATCCTATGTCACGCTGCTTAAGATTTGTGACCTCCAGTAAGTTTTGcactgttgtcttttgttttcctgCAAATTCATGCAAAACTCTCATATAGGCTCTGGCACTGTTTACCTGTCTTGACAACATAGCTCCTTTTCCTAACTTTAATGTCTTTCAATTCTTGTTTGGAGCTTGTCAGAAATTCTGTAGACGGATTGAACTGATCCTTTTGAGAAGTTCGGACAAGTATTTCTAATGTTGTAATGATAGAGAATTTAATGTTCTGCTACTACCTATTAATTGTATTATCATCAGCCCTGATTTTAGTTGTGTATTCTTAGCATAAATGATGATAGTAAGAAACTATTATTTACTAGGCAACATTTTATGCattacagattatttttttattgacctTTGGAAGAGGTGGTGGTATCCAGACAAATGTGGCCAATTTGTGTAGGTGTGAAATGACTCTACAGTAGaaatcttttatattttacttatttgcttatattattttaaaacactggagcatttttttcccctttgaggaATATATCCTACTTGATAATATAGTTTAATTCCTTGATTCACAGTCCAGAATAACCAAGTTTCTGAAATACTTCAGTAAATGATTTAATACCTTTAGCAATTTAATGCTTTATAGCTAGTTTAATcaatttgttgtttatttacatattgttCTTATTTTTGAGTTAGAAAATTTTTTCACACTTGTCTTTGAAACGAGGCAACAAGATTTTTGAGATGTGGAATTATataaattagatgttattatttttaacagctgGTAAATTTGCTTTTTTACTTTATAACTGCCACACCTGgtcttatattctttttgttcAGTCCAGTTATCCAGGGACTGATTACCCAAATTTTCTCACTTTCCAACTTCttcctgcctttgacttgaattACCACTTTTTAGGATTGCAAACATCATTAAACTTTAAATCAGAAGACCTAGATTGGAATCTGGGCTCCAACACTTACTGAGCATAGGTTGGCAAGTTTCCTAACTTTCTGAGCTGATCTGAATTGTGTTGATTAAAGTACTGCTCACTTCATAGGATTGTCACAGTGATGAAGGGAGATAGTAAATGTGAAATCACTATGTAAATGAAAATTTGGTGATATTGTCATTTTactctgaaagcaggaaatatatCAGTGCAGAATACTGTTACTTTGCATCATTTCAAAATTTGATGTTTTATATTAAGTgtgttatttatctgaaatttgtCACACACTTTTCTGAGATGATCTTTGCCCTCCTTTTGAACGCAATAAAAGCTAATCAGGAATAGTTTGAAACTGTAATCCACTGTATTAGTCACCTTGGTTTATAAGTAGGTGACTTCA
This is a stretch of genomic DNA from Eschrichtius robustus isolate mEscRob2 chromosome 20, mEscRob2.pri, whole genome shotgun sequence. It encodes these proteins:
- the PTRH2 gene encoding peptidyl-tRNA hydrolase 2, mitochondrial, translating into MLSKPLVMEYLTNPGALSLAAGVACGMCLGWGLRVRFGMIPKSSVSETDTDTRTEASILGEGGEYKMILVVRNDLKMGKGKVAAQCSHAAVSAYKQIQRRNPELLKQWEYCGQPKVVVRAPDEEALVELLTHAKMLGLTVSLIQDAGRTQIVPGSRTVLGIGPGPVDLIDKVTGHLKLY